In Chitinophagales bacterium, one DNA window encodes the following:
- the pstA gene encoding phosphate ABC transporter permease PstA has product MTPFERHALIQRTKNATFQVFAIIGLLLAVSVLFMLLANVLKDGLFRLDWSFITSYPSRRAEAAGIIPGLVGTLLLVLLTALIAIPIGIGAAIYLEEYGRKNWLGRLIEINIANLAGVPSIVYGLLGLGLFVRWMQLDRSLLAGALTMALLIMPVIIISTREAIKAVPAGVREASWAVGATRWQTIWHHLLPISFPSILTGIILAVSRAIGETAPMITIGALTYVTFLPSDVHSPFTVLPIQIFNWVSRPQQAFHENAAAGIIVLLIFTLFLNSMAIILRNRFSK; this is encoded by the coding sequence ATGACACCATTTGAACGACATGCGCTGATACAAAGAACCAAGAACGCCACGTTCCAGGTATTTGCCATTATCGGTTTGCTGCTTGCCGTAAGCGTCCTCTTTATGTTGCTTGCCAATGTGCTGAAGGACGGGTTATTCAGGTTAGACTGGTCATTCATCACGAGTTATCCATCCAGGCGTGCGGAAGCGGCAGGCATTATTCCCGGACTGGTGGGCACATTGCTGTTGGTGCTGCTCACCGCTCTCATTGCTATTCCCATCGGCATTGGCGCTGCCATTTATCTGGAAGAATATGGACGGAAGAACTGGCTCGGGCGACTCATTGAAATCAATATTGCCAATCTTGCCGGAGTACCTTCAATCGTTTACGGATTGCTTGGGCTTGGCTTGTTTGTGCGATGGATGCAACTTGACCGCAGCCTGCTTGCCGGTGCACTGACCATGGCATTATTGATTATGCCAGTAATTATTATCTCCACACGCGAAGCGATCAAAGCGGTGCCGGCGGGTGTACGTGAAGCATCCTGGGCCGTAGGTGCAACCCGCTGGCAAACCATCTGGCATCATTTATTGCCGATTTCCTTTCCATCGATACTTACCGGAATCATCCTTGCCGTTTCGCGTGCTATCGGCGAAACAGCGCCTATGATTACAATAGGCGCCTTAACCTATGTCACATTCCTGCCTTCTGACGTACATTCGCCGTTCACCGTATTGCCTATACAGATATTCAACTGGGTATCGCGTCCGCAACAGGCATTCCATGAAAATGCAGCGGCCGGCATCATTGTATTGCTGATTTTTACCTTGTTCCTGAATTCAATGGCCATTATCCTCAGAAACCGCTTCAGTAAATAA
- the pstB gene encoding phosphate ABC transporter ATP-binding protein PstB has translation MYKVETRNLNLHYGATHALKNVTMGIEEKKVVAMIGPSGCGKSTYLRLFNRMNDMIDNVKIDGEVLFNGKNIYDSGIRVEEIRKKIGMVFQKPNPFPKSIFENVAYGLRVNGITNKKFIEESVERSLRHAALWEEVKDDLKKSALSISGGQQQRLCIARALAVEPSVILMDEPCSALDPISNAKIEELIYELKKQYTIIIVTHNMQQAARVSDRTAFFYLGELIEYNDTKEIFTNPRNERTQNYITGRFG, from the coding sequence ATGTATAAAGTAGAAACAAGGAACCTGAACCTTCATTATGGTGCAACCCATGCGCTGAAAAATGTGACCATGGGTATTGAGGAGAAGAAAGTGGTGGCGATGATTGGCCCTTCCGGTTGCGGCAAATCAACCTACCTGCGCCTCTTCAACAGGATGAATGACATGATCGACAATGTGAAGATTGATGGTGAAGTACTGTTCAATGGAAAAAATATTTATGACAGTGGCATAAGGGTGGAAGAAATACGGAAGAAAATCGGCATGGTATTTCAAAAACCCAATCCCTTCCCGAAATCAATTTTTGAAAATGTCGCTTATGGATTAAGGGTGAATGGCATCACCAATAAAAAATTCATTGAAGAGTCGGTGGAACGTTCCCTCCGCCATGCTGCGTTGTGGGAGGAAGTGAAGGATGATCTGAAAAAATCTGCGTTGTCAATCTCAGGCGGACAGCAACAAAGGTTATGTATCGCAAGGGCTTTGGCGGTGGAACCGTCCGTAATCCTGATGGACGAACCTTGTTCTGCCCTTGACCCGATCAGCAATGCCAAAATTGAAGAACTGATCTATGAACTGAAGAAGCAGTACACCATCATCATTGTAACACACAATATGCAACAGGCTGCCAGGGTGAGCGACCGTACCGCATTTTTCTACCTGGGAGAATTGATTGAATACAACGACACGAAAGAAATCTTTACCAATCCAAGAAATGAACGTACCCAGAATTACATCACGGGAAGATTCGGATAA
- the phoU gene encoding phosphate signaling complex protein PhoU, with product MPNEELTTRKTTHLDAELDRLKGQIEEMGTLVQNQLKKSILAITKLNKEIAREVIFQERRVNAEELKIDRDCENIMALFNPVAIDLRLVFASFKINSHLERIGDNAKGIARYAVQIEQPYDAKLLENLRIMKMYEIADAMISDNLLAFAKSNALLARNIFSKDELMDEINKSADQVIADYLKYHPEEVVNALHIASVIHKLERIGDLNKNIAEEIIFFVEANVLKHEKEKI from the coding sequence ATGCCAAACGAAGAATTGACAACCCGGAAAACCACCCACCTCGATGCTGAACTGGACCGGCTGAAAGGCCAGATTGAAGAGATGGGAACACTGGTGCAGAATCAACTGAAGAAAAGCATACTGGCCATCACAAAACTCAATAAGGAAATTGCGCGCGAAGTAATCTTCCAGGAACGCAGGGTAAATGCGGAGGAATTGAAAATTGACCGCGACTGCGAAAACATCATGGCACTCTTTAATCCCGTTGCCATAGACCTGCGGCTGGTTTTTGCTTCTTTCAAAATCAACAGCCACCTCGAACGTATCGGTGACAACGCAAAAGGCATTGCACGCTATGCCGTGCAGATTGAACAACCCTATGATGCCAAGTTGCTGGAAAACCTGCGGATCATGAAGATGTATGAGATAGCAGATGCAATGATCAGCGATAACCTGCTGGCATTCGCCAAATCAAATGCGTTACTGGCCAGGAACATCTTCAGCAAGGATGAACTGATGGATGAAATCAACAAGAGCGCCGACCAGGTGATCGCTGATTACCTGAAGTATCATCCTGAAGAAGTGGTGAACGCGCTACATATCGCATCGGTCATACACAAGCTGGAGCGCATCGGTGATCTGAATAAAAACATCGCTGAAGAAATCATCTTCTTCGTGGAAGCGAATGTGTTGAAACATGAAAAAGAAAAAATCTGA
- a CDS encoding response regulator transcription factor, which translates to MENVSKILIVDDEIDVLEFIAYNLEREGFRTFIAKDGLEAIRIAKQEKPDLILLDVMMPNLDGFAAAEHFRNLRDLKNTLIVFLTARNDEESELKGFTVGADDYITKPIKPKLLVSRIKALLRRKSAGSDTEIVMVGNISIDRDRHVVKVKEEEIFLARKEFDLLSLLASKPGRVFPRNEILNKVWGDDIIVGDRTIDVHIRKIRQKIGDEVIKTVKGVGYKFEM; encoded by the coding sequence ATGGAAAATGTTTCCAAAATCCTGATTGTTGATGATGAAATTGATGTGCTGGAGTTTATCGCTTACAACCTGGAACGGGAAGGATTCAGAACGTTTATTGCCAAAGACGGGCTGGAAGCCATACGCATTGCCAAACAGGAGAAGCCCGACCTTATCCTGCTTGATGTCATGATGCCCAATCTCGACGGTTTCGCCGCCGCTGAACATTTCCGTAATCTGCGCGATCTTAAAAATACGCTGATTGTATTCCTGACCGCACGCAATGATGAAGAATCAGAATTGAAGGGATTTACGGTCGGCGCTGATGATTATATCACCAAACCCATCAAACCGAAACTGCTGGTGAGCCGTATCAAAGCACTGCTGCGCCGTAAGTCAGCCGGCAGCGACACGGAAATAGTGATGGTGGGTAATATCTCCATCGACCGCGACCGTCATGTGGTGAAGGTGAAGGAGGAGGAGATTTTTCTTGCCAGGAAGGAATTTGATCTCCTGTCATTGCTCGCTTCAAAACCCGGCCGTGTTTTTCCAAGGAATGAAATCCTCAATAAAGTCTGGGGCGATGATATTATCGTTGGCGACCGTACCATAGATGTTCATATAAGGAAGATACGGCAAAAGATCGGTGATGAGGTTATCAAAACAGTGAAGGGTGTAGGCTACAAATTTGAAATGTGA
- a CDS encoding sensor histidine kinase translates to MKNQNPRTLAFYISLAVALVATTVVAATQTFRLANWLSCFVLFIVVMGISYFLFYYVLEAFIYRKIKLVYKTIHNLKLNRFTKDILGKSLRSDDPLTDVQEEVQQWAEDSHKEIEGLRKAEQYRKEFLSNLSHEFKTPLFSIQGYVHTLLDGAMDDSEVNRHFLEKTAGSIERLCNLVNDLEEIAKLESGEEQLEYVTFDIYSLTKDVFEEMEYKANMHGIHFSIKKGCERPFYVSADKDKIRQVMVNLIDNSIKYGNENGNTIVSFYDMADNLLVEITDDGIGISEEHLPRLFERFYRIDKSRSREQGGTGLGLAIVKHLIEAHGQTINVRSKVGVGSTFGFTLMKNPDS, encoded by the coding sequence ATGAAGAATCAGAATCCAAGGACACTTGCTTTCTATATTTCGCTGGCGGTAGCTCTCGTGGCAACCACAGTGGTCGCTGCCACCCAAACATTCCGCCTTGCCAACTGGCTGAGTTGCTTTGTACTATTCATAGTGGTGATGGGCATTTCTTATTTCCTTTTTTATTATGTACTCGAGGCCTTTATCTACCGCAAAATCAAACTCGTTTATAAAACGATTCATAATCTTAAGCTGAACCGTTTTACCAAAGATATACTGGGCAAATCGCTGCGTTCTGATGATCCGCTCACCGATGTGCAGGAAGAAGTGCAGCAATGGGCGGAGGACAGCCATAAAGAAATTGAAGGATTGCGAAAAGCGGAACAATACCGCAAAGAGTTTCTTTCTAACCTGTCACACGAATTCAAAACACCGCTGTTCAGCATACAGGGATATGTGCATACCCTGTTGGATGGCGCCATGGACGACAGTGAAGTGAACCGGCACTTCCTCGAAAAAACAGCCGGCAGCATCGAACGCCTCTGCAACCTTGTGAACGACCTGGAGGAAATTGCCAAACTGGAAAGCGGGGAAGAACAACTGGAATACGTGACGTTTGATATCTATTCACTCACTAAAGATGTATTTGAGGAAATGGAGTACAAAGCCAATATGCACGGCATCCATTTTTCTATTAAGAAAGGATGCGAAAGGCCTTTCTATGTTTCTGCCGACAAGGACAAAATACGGCAGGTAATGGTGAACCTTATTGATAACTCGATCAAATACGGAAATGAAAACGGCAATACCATCGTGAGTTTTTATGATATGGCCGATAACCTGCTGGTAGAGATAACCGATGATGGCATCGGTATCTCGGAAGAACATCTGCCGCGTCTGTTTGAACGATTTTACCGTATTGACAAGAGCCGCTCCCGCGAACAGGGCGGAACAGGCCTCGGACTTGCCATCGTAAAACACCTCATTGAGGCGCACGGTCAAACCATCAATGTGCGCAGCAAGGTTGGCGTAGGTTCTACATTTGGATTTACACTGATGAAAAATCCGGATAGCTGA
- the rfbA gene encoding glucose-1-phosphate thymidylyltransferase RfbA, which yields MKGIILAGGSGTRLYPITYAISKQIMPIYDKPMIYYPLSVLMMAGINEVLIISTPQDMPQFKRLLSDGSQLGCNFQYAIQEKPNGLAQAFVIGEKFIGGGSVALILGDNIFYGSGLGTFLEHNTQPDGGIIFAYHVSDPQRYGVVEFDDKNTVLSIEEKPVHPKSNFAVPGLYFYDNAVVEIAKNLQPGSRGEYEITDVNKEYLQRGKLKVAILDRGTAWLDTGTFDSLMAASQFVQVVENRQGLKIGCIEEIAWRKKYIDDHQLKHLAEPLLKSGYGNYLMELMRLKTNN from the coding sequence ATGAAAGGAATCATTCTCGCCGGCGGGTCAGGAACCCGGTTATATCCGATTACTTATGCAATCAGCAAGCAGATCATGCCCATCTACGACAAACCCATGATCTATTATCCGCTGTCAGTGCTGATGATGGCGGGCATTAATGAAGTGCTGATTATTTCAACCCCGCAGGATATGCCGCAGTTCAAAAGATTGCTCAGCGATGGTTCACAACTCGGCTGTAACTTTCAGTATGCGATCCAGGAAAAACCAAACGGGCTCGCCCAGGCATTTGTAATTGGCGAAAAATTTATTGGAGGCGGCAGTGTGGCTTTGATCCTCGGCGACAATATTTTTTACGGATCAGGGCTGGGTACTTTCCTCGAACACAACACACAACCGGATGGCGGAATTATCTTTGCCTATCACGTAAGCGATCCTCAACGGTATGGTGTAGTTGAGTTTGATGATAAAAATACAGTGCTCTCCATCGAAGAAAAACCTGTTCATCCCAAATCAAACTTTGCGGTGCCCGGCTTGTATTTCTACGACAATGCTGTGGTTGAAATTGCAAAAAACCTGCAGCCGGGCAGCCGTGGAGAATATGAAATCACCGATGTAAACAAAGAATATCTCCAAAGAGGAAAATTGAAAGTGGCCATCCTCGACCGAGGTACGGCCTGGCTCGATACCGGCACTTTTGACTCACTCATGGCAGCCTCACAATTTGTGCAGGTAGTAGAAAACCGGCAGGGATTAAAAATAGGATGCATTGAAGAAATTGCCTGGCGCAAAAAATATATTGACGATCATCAATTGAAACACTTGGCGGAGCCATTGCTGAAAAGTGGTTACGGAAATTATTTGATGGAGTTGATGCGTTTAAAAACAAATAACTAA
- a CDS encoding NAD-dependent epimerase/dehydratase family protein, whose protein sequence is MRKILITGGAGFIASCLADKLVQDENNYVVIVDNLLTGTKEKLPSKQYKNWHFIKADVNKFADVSSIMVAYQFDYVFHYAAVVGVQRTLNNPVNVLNDIKGIRNILDLSKNTGVKCVYYSSSSEVYGEPVEFPQNEETTPLNSRLPYAIVKNVGESFLKSYHKEYGLNYTIFRFFNTYGPKQSVDFVVSKFIRAALHHKEIVLYGDGKQTRTFLFIDDNIEATVNALNQQKYLNAVVNIGCDEETTIISLAKKIIRITKSKSKIIHHPPLKEGDMLRRKPDAEKMKQLINHPLVTLDEGLRRTIASGNF, encoded by the coding sequence GTGCGTAAAATATTAATCACCGGCGGAGCAGGATTTATTGCCAGTTGCCTGGCTGATAAATTAGTGCAGGATGAAAACAATTACGTGGTGATTGTTGACAACCTGCTTACCGGTACGAAAGAAAAACTGCCGTCGAAGCAATACAAAAACTGGCACTTCATCAAAGCCGACGTCAACAAATTCGCTGATGTTTCCTCCATCATGGTGGCGTATCAGTTTGATTATGTGTTTCACTATGCAGCCGTGGTCGGCGTACAACGGACATTGAATAATCCGGTGAATGTTTTGAACGATATAAAAGGCATTCGCAACATTCTCGATCTTTCCAAAAACACCGGCGTGAAATGCGTCTATTATTCCTCCTCTTCCGAAGTATATGGTGAACCGGTTGAGTTTCCGCAGAATGAAGAAACGACTCCATTGAATTCAAGACTTCCTTATGCGATAGTAAAAAACGTAGGCGAGTCCTTTCTCAAATCTTATCACAAAGAATACGGTTTGAATTACACGATCTTTCGTTTCTTCAATACCTACGGCCCTAAGCAATCGGTTGACTTCGTGGTTTCCAAATTCATCCGCGCGGCATTACATCATAAGGAAATTGTGCTGTACGGCGACGGAAAACAAACACGCACCTTTCTGTTTATAGATGACAATATTGAAGCCACTGTAAATGCCCTCAACCAACAGAAATACCTGAATGCCGTTGTGAACATCGGTTGCGACGAGGAAACCACCATCATCAGCCTGGCAAAAAAAATCATCCGCATTACCAAATCAAAATCCAAAATCATTCATCATCCGCCATTAAAGGAAGGTGATATGCTGCGCCGGAAACCGGATGCTGAAAAAATGAAACAATTGATTAACCACCCTTTGGTGACACTGGATGAAGGATTGCGCAGAACGATTGCCTCCGGCAATTTCTGA